Proteins from one Triticum aestivum cultivar Chinese Spring chromosome 7A, IWGSC CS RefSeq v2.1, whole genome shotgun sequence genomic window:
- the LOC123149568 gene encoding uncharacterized protein, translating into MQLALLLHMDGCSPRKQSIYWRSNFETYTTTICIIIYGVSRARLHMFQAVQFFIHIAEMRVLRNVQDVGGENLTGKLRLSPMRNLWNEWEIHGLVLASLALQFFLFFIAGMRRRSTSRIINAFLWLAYLSADSVAVFVLGHLAVRASGPQHELIAFWAPFLLVHLGGQDTITALSAQDNELWMRHLLGLVSQVAVAGYVVSKSSWPDRRLLAATVLIFLSGTFKYAGRTYCLYSARPAYIREYSQLSLSRTLWKLKRAAEGVNSHRTSADELISELRDSMLGEVPNMDSLFYEDAMEIMSVDAPSNPVESILARDFLPSMLEKFQSTLCLRKPYEHVGRKLVKCYENFYTKSPLLRFYELCAKIFHLSYGIENLVILLITGILWLTAILFQYLLTTIALVLFTLAEKGHQVHNRVDVTVSYILLIGAIILDVSSAFMSILSSLRSNPSRDLSMINTVFLHVIDCIQPTWSRKQWSEKIAQYSMVKRHTMEDTGGMSYVRQRIGKYFIAWGVELLDPSLTHTQVTGDLKEFVLGNLVRFGISKEYNVANFRGQLALQKCRQTALYDSIDGVKDFPTSILIWHIATDICYYSGSSSMTNTDCEGSKKKMCRELSNYIMYLVFKCGVMLTSNSQLVHNNVHGEMEKVLADQWSKMVNHGEEDVMKVFEGTKDEQPPLTVNENQGQSVNTDSATSSDLKKLLERAAEAIYSPVLPHASKVAQELMGIVDEGGRWDLIAAVWLEMLLYIAPRCGGAFHYQHLCTGGEFITHILLLMRSLGPFLPGPDNPAP; encoded by the coding sequence GTTGTCGCCCATGAGAAATCTGTGGAACGAATGGGAGATCCACGGCCTGGTACTCGCGAGCTTGGCCTTGcaattcttcctcttcttcatagCAGGCATGCGGAGGCGCAGCACATCACGCATCATCAACGCCTTCCTGTGGCTAGCCTACCTTTCGGCTGACTCCGTGGCTGTCTTCGTCCTCGGCCACCTCGCCGTCCGTGCGAGCGGGCCACAACACGAGCTCATTGCCTTCTGGGCGCCGTTCCTGCTCGTCCACCTGGGTGGGCAGGACACCATCACCGCTCTCTCTGCCCAGGACAACGAGCTGTGGATGCGTCATCTCCTGGGCCTCGTCTCCCAGGTGGCAGTGGCCGGCTACGTCGTGTCCAAGTCATCTTGGCCGGACAGACGGCTGCTGGCGGCCACCGTGCTCATCTTCCTCTCTGGGACCTTCAAGTACGCTGGCCGCACCTACTGCCTTTACTCAGCCAGGCCAGCATATATCAGGGAGTACTCCCAGCTTAGTTTGTCAAGAACACTATGGAAGCTGAAGCGTGCAGCCGAAGGAGTCAATTCACACAGAACATCTGCGGATGAATTAATCAGTGAGCTCCGGGATTCTATGCTTGGTGAGGTTCCCAACATGGATTCATTGTTCTATGAAGATGCCATGGAAATCATGTCGGTGGATGCTCCTTCAAATCCGGTGGAGAGTATTTTAGCTCGAGATTTTCTGCCAAGCATGCTGGAGAAGTTTCAGTCAACTTTGTGCCTCCGGAAGCCATATGAGCATGTTGGCAGAAAATTGGTAAAATGTTATGAGAACTTCTACACAAAAAGTCCACTTTTACGTTTCTACGAGCTGTGTGCCAAGATATTTCATTTGAGCTACGGTATTGAAAATTTGGTTATTTTGTTGATTACTGGGATTCTCTGGCTGACAGCTATCCTGTTCCAGTATCTTCTAACCACAATAGCCCTAGTGCTCTTCACCCTGGCTGAGAAAGGGCACCAAGTCCATAATAGAGTTGATGTCACCGTGTCCTACATACTGCTCATCGGAGCCATAATCCTAGACGTGTCCTCTGCCTTCATGTCCATTCTTTCGTCTCTGAGATCCAACCCTTCTAGAGATTTGAGCATGATTAACACTGTATTCTTGCATGTAATCGACTGCATTCAGCCAACATGGAGCAGAAAACAGTGGTCTGAGAAGATAGCACAATACAGCATGGTCAAGAGGCACACcatggaagatactggaggcatgtCATATGTGCGGCAACGGATTGGCAAGTATTTTATAGCTTGGGGTGTTGAACTATTGGATCCAAGCCTGACGCACACACAGGTCACCGGAGATCTCAAGGAGTTTGTCCTCGGCAATTTGGTACGTTTTGGGATCAGTAAAGAATACAATGTTGCCAATTTTCGTGGCCAGCTAGCGCTTCAAAAGTGCAGGCAGACGGCTCTGTATGATAGCATCGATGGTGTCAAGGATTTCCCGACAAGCATTCTCATTTGGCACATTGCAACGGATATTTGCTACTACTCTGGAAGCAGCAGCATGACCAACACAGATTGTGAAGGATCAAAGAAGAAAATGTGCAGAGAGCTGTCAAATTATATAATGTACCTTGTCTTCAAGTGTGGCGTGATGCTTACCAGCAACTCCCAGCTTGTTCATAACAATGTTCATGGTGAAATGGAGAAAGTTCTTGCAGATCAATGGTCAAAGATGGTTAATCATGGGGAGGAGGATGTCATGAAGGTGTTTGAAGGCACAAAAGATGAACAACCACCCTTGACAGTGAATGAGAATCAGGGACAGTCGGTCAATACAGATAGTGCTACCTCCAGCGATCTGAAGAAACTCCTCGAAAGGGCCGCGGAAGCTATTTATTCTCCAGTACTACCTCATGCATCCAAGGTGGCCCAGGAGCTCATGGGTATCGTTGATGAAGGTGGGCGCTGGGATCTCATCGCCGCGGTGTGGTTGGAGATGCTTTTATACATCGCGCCTCGTTGTGGAGGTGCTTTCCATTACCAGCATCTTTGCACTGGTGGGGAGTTCATCACGCATATCCTCCTCCTCATGCGTTCTCTAGGCCCATTTCTACCAGGACCTGACAATCCAGCTCCTTGA